One genomic region from Leishmania braziliensis MHOM/BR/75/M2904 complete genome, chromosome 35 encodes:
- a CDS encoding putative chaperone protein DNAj, protein MLRQLSALATRRACAFSASASVLTGSTASSTFCSTTTPVRLYSSGNKDYYKTLGVDRNSDLKEIKKAYRKRALETHPDQGGNKEEFAEVAEAYEVLSNPEKRKVYDQYGSEAATNPNMGGPGMSGFGAGGRSAEDIFAEFFRGGMGGMGGFGDMFGGGPGGRQGTPTLQPLEVRTRLTLEDVYKGVTKTMRVNRPQVCSECKGFGSKSKTEKPRCTQCNGSGHVVQQHRMGPGMVQQTISECPRCRGTGSMAKPEDQCPKCHGKGYRTVSQDVTIEIPAGVPSNVTLVVRGEGGTIPGAPPADMHLHVELSPHRLFQRRGNDLIVNKDVTLQEALLGLHMPLKLLDGRTVNVETTADQVLKPEGVIKITGEGLPGTSGERGDIYIFTHLKMPNKLNEDQKENIKSAFGAPGRDASASPGNTVRARVMRESREQLEEQKRSLWASQESGSYSGGSGGSSRRSAGSTPGGGAQQVECATQ, encoded by the coding sequence ATGCTCCGCCAACTCTCGGCGTTGGCCACACGCAGAGCATGCGCCTTCAGTGCAAGCGCGTCTGTCCTCACCGGATCTACCGCCTCCAGCACCTTCtgttccaccaccacccccgtcCGTCTGTACTCGAGTGGCAACAAGGACTACTACAAAACCCTCGGCGTAGATCGAAATTCCGACTTGAAGGAGATTAAGAAGGCTTACCGGAAGCGTGCGCTAGAGACCCACCCAGACCAGGGCGGGAACAAGGAGGAGTTTGCAGAGGTGGCCGAGGCGTACGAAGTGCTTAGTAACCccgagaagaggaaggtgTACGACCAGTATGGCTCCGAGGCGGCCACAAACCCAAACATGGGTGGCCCAGGCATGAGCGGCTTTGGCGCTGGGGGACGCTCCGCTGAGGATATCTTTGCCGAGTTCTTCCGCGGCGGAATGGGTGGGATGGGCGGGTTTGGCGACATGTTCGGCGGAGGTCCTGGTGGTCGTCAGGGAACGCCTACCCTCCAGCCGCTGGAGGTGCGCACGCGGTTGACTCTGGAGGATGTGTACAAGGGCGTGACCAAGACCATGCGTGTGAACCGCCCGCAGGTGTGTTCAGAGTGTAAGGGCTTCGGCAGCAAAAGCAAGACAGAGAAGCCAAGGTGCACCCAGTGCAACGGCTCCGGACACGTAGTCCAACAACACCGGATGGGACCCGGCATGGTGCAGCAGACGATCTCCGAGTGTCCGCGGTGTCGCGGGACCGGTTCAATGGCGAAGCCCGAGGATCAGTGTCCTAAGTGCCACGGCAAGGGCTACCGCACCGTATCGCAGGACGTCACGATTGAGATCCCAGCCGGCGTGCCGTCGAATGTGACTCTCGTAGTGCGCGGCGAGGGCGGCACGATACCtggtgcgccgcctgcagacATGCACTTGCATGTCGAGCTGAGTCCCCACCGTCTCTTTCAGCGCCGCGGCAACGACCTCATTGTTAATAAGGACgtgacgctgcaggaggcgcttcTGGGATTGCATATGCCACTGAAATTACTTGACGGTCGCACGGTCAACGTTGAAACGACGGCTGATCAAGTCTTAAAGCCAGAAGGAGTGATCAAGATAACTGGAGAGGGTTTGCCTGGCACCTCCGGAGAGCGCGGCGATATCTACATCTTCACCCACCTCAAGATGCCCAACAAGCTGAACGAGGATCAAAAGGAGAACATCAAAAGCGCGTTTGGCGCACCCGGGAGAGATGCGTCAGCGTCCCCAGGCAATACCGTGAGGGCGAGGGTGATGCGCGAGTCTcgtgagcagctggaggagcagaagcgtAGCCTGTGGGCCTCGCAAGAGAGTGGTAGCTACAGCGGCGGTAGCGGTGGCAGCTCTCGCCGCTCCGCAGGAAGTACgcctggtggtggtgcacaaCAAGTGGAGTGTGCGACACAGTAA
- a CDS encoding glyoxalase I codes for MPSRRMLHTMIRVGDLDRSVKFYTERLGMKMLRKWDVPQDKYTLVFLGYGTEVSSTVLELTYNYGVTSYKHGEAYGHIAIGVEDVKALVAEMRTHDVPIDYEDESGFMAFVVDPDGYYIELLNEKMMMEKAEADMKEQGTA; via the coding sequence ATGCCGTCTCGTCGCATGCTGCACACCATGATTCGCGTCGGCGACCTTGACCGCTCCGTCAAGTTCTACACGGAACGTCTAGGGATGAAGATGCTACGCAAGTGGGATGTCCCACAGGACAAGTACACTCTCGTCTTTCTCGGCTACGGGACTGAGGTAAGTTCGACAGTTCTAGAGCTGACCTACAACTATGGTGTTACATCCTACAAGCACGGTGAGGCGTACGGTCATATTGCCATTGGCGTGGAAGACGTGAAAGCGCTAGTGGCAGAGATGCGCACGCACGACGTGCCGATTGACTACGAGGACGAGAGCGGCTTCATGGCGTTTGTGGTGGATCCGGACGGGTACTACATTGAGCTACTCAACGAGAAGATGATGATGGAGAAAGCCGAGGCAGATATGAAGGAGCAGGGCACCGCATAA
- a CDS encoding putative phospholipase A1: protein MPPISDYILSIHYLPAGSSALLSCLALTLGVPWKTSLMITCVGALMSCLAFYVQPLKCFTPLGGRFNVGVREVRGERGAMKPPVTVVYPTTSGTPRGGIEYLPFGERGYLVGLARYAKLPYVLVKDICLLRTKMRPNAEPAPLFQRNGAPRPMVVFSHGLGGFPHLYSTLLMDFAVRGAVVFAMTHMDGSAAYCRDAGGDIRIPLNTQVGWTTEDRAPQLEVRIRETFNTMKRICSGELLLALGYDQATVDKYVAMAPSIHLVGHSFGGATCLAAALGDTQDTSEAKRVSGIASVVVYDPWMVPLLKTMFYDKLTHKEHPRHFITPTLQIFSEEWMRNKEQYSFFAKVKAIVDAQERTAEEAALVAAADAKLNELKLSWYTIKDYCCTGHSTCTDVPLFSPVLYRSSYMTASPRGSIVGIAADTLQLIEKLSGPLPLDTKILNNPELAAVLRAQKQYATLSTRSP from the coding sequence ATGCCCCCAATCTCTGACTACATCTTGTCTATTCACTACCTCCCGGCCGGCTCCTCGGCACTGCTGTCATGCCTCGCGCTGACGCTTGGGGTACCCTGGAAGACATCCCTCATGATCACCTGTGTAGGTGCACTTATGAGCTGTCTCGCTTTCTATGTTCAACCTTTGAAGTGCTTTACCCCGCTTGGGGGGCGCTTTAATGTAGGCGTGCGCGAAGTGCGTGGTGAGCGCGGTGCCATGAAGCCCCCTGTCACAGTTGTTTACCCGACAACTAGCGGCACGCCGCGGGGCGGAATCGAGTACCTTCCGTTTGGCGAGCGTGGCTACCTGGTGGGGTTGGCGAGGTACGCTAAGCTTCCCTACGTACTGGTGAAGGACATTTGCCTTTTACGCACGAAAATGCGGCCCAACGCGGAGCCGGCGCCACTCTTCCAGCGCAATGGGGCCCCACGGCCAATGGTCGTGTTCAGCCACGGTCTTGGCGGATTTCCGCACCTCTACAGCACGCTGCTAATGGACTTCGCTGTGCGCGGAGCCGTTGTGTTTGCCATGACACACATGGACGGTAGCGCTGCTTACTGCCGGGACGCTGGAGGGGATATTCGTATTCCACTGAATACCCAGGTGGGCTGGACCACCGAGGATCGCGCGCCGCAGCTAGAGGTTCGTATCCGAGAGACGTTCAACACGATGAAGCGCATCTGCAGCGGAGAGCTACTGCTCGCCCTGGGGTACGATCAGGCAACGGTTGATAAGTACGTCGCTATGGCACCGAGCATTCACCTCGTTGGGCATTCGTTTGGCGGTGCGACATGTCTGGCGGCTGCCCTGGGTGACACGCAAGACACGAGTGAAGCGAAAAGAGTGAGCGGCATCGCGAGCGTCGTCGTCTACGACCCATGGATGGTACCGCTGCTAAAGACAATGTTCTACGACAAGCTTACTCACAAGGAGCATCCGCGCCACTTCATCACACCTACGCTGCAGATTTTCTCGGAGGAGTGGATGCGAAACAAAGAGCAGTACTCGTTCTTCGCGAAAGTCAAGGCCATTGTCGATGCACAAGAGCGCACGGCCGAGGAAGCCGCGCTTGTGGCGGCCGCTGATGCGAAGCTGAATGAGTTGAAGCTGTCGTGGTACACGATAAAGGACTATTGTTGCACTGGGCATTCGACATGCACGGATGTCCCGTTGTTTAGCCCAGTGTTGTACCGCTCGAGCTACATGACGGCGTCACCGCGCGGCTCCATAGTGGGCATCGCAGCAGACACACTGCAGTTGATAGAGAAACTCTCCGGACCCTTGCCCCTCGACACCAAAATACTCAATAACCCGGAacttgctgctgtgctgagGGCGCAAAAGCAGTATGCCACTTTAAGCACCAGGTCGCCTTGA
- a CDS encoding putative prenyl protein specific carboxyl methyltransferase codes for MSYSSKQGQEEGTPNEIRRINRELRRNLILETALIAFALGVLTVVSVLLTAYGWHTHNDNLFALGLYILVAHLAFHIFEFLAAAFTRPHDTHPDAFMVFHSTPYLIANGTALLEFFLEAYAIPEGWKLDPTRHPLLGFFLRVNCASALLFTLLVAVFYGIRVMSMLQCGANFSLMIEDERRSSHQLVTQGLYRYLRHPAYFGWFWRTCCAQWILANPVSAVVHTVVTWYFFRSRIAYEEATLQRPDYFGETYKKYMACTIVGIPFL; via the coding sequence ATGAGTTATTCGAGTAAACAGGGGCAGGAAGAGGGCACGCCGAACGAGATCAGACGTATTAATCGTGAGCTGCGGCGCAACCTCATATTGGAAACGGCTTTAATCGCCTTCGCGCTGGGTGTGCTGACCGTGGTAAGCGTACTTCTCACCGCATACGGatggcacacgcacaacgaCAACCTGTTCGCTCTTGGATTGTACATCCTTGTTGCGCATCTTGCCTTCCACATTTTCGAGTTCCTTGCAGCTGCGTTCACCCGTCCTCACGACACCCACCCTGATGCCTTCATGGTGTTTCACTCGACACCGTACCTCATTGCGAATGGCACAGCGCTGTTGGAATTTTTTCTGGAGGCGTACGCCATTCCTGAGGGGTGGAAGCTCGACCCCACCCGTCATCCACTGCTCGGCTTTTTCTTACGAGTGAACTGTGCCTCGGCGCTCCTCTTCACCCTTCTTGTTGCTGTTTTCTACGGCATCCGTGTCATGTCAATGCTGCAGTGCGGCGCCAACTTTTCCCTCATGATTGAGGACGAACGGCGCTCCAGTCATCAGCTGGTGACGCAGGGCCTGTACCGCTATCTGCGCCACCCAGCTTACTTTGGATGGTTTTGGCGCACTTGCTGCGCGCAGTGGATACTGGCAAACCCTGTCTCTGCTGTGGTCCACACCGTGGTAACCTGGTACTTCTTTCGATCCCGCATCGCATATGAGGAGGCCACACTGCAGCGACCAGATTACTTTGGAGAGACTTACAAGAAGTACATGGCATGTACCATCGTCGGGATTCCATTTCTATAG